The Macadamia integrifolia cultivar HAES 741 chromosome 3, SCU_Mint_v3, whole genome shotgun sequence genome segment GGTCCCCGATCCACCAGCTGGTCAGGTTATATAACCTGATGATCTGTACGGTTGCTAatatgatggaccataattatatggccGGCAAAAGCTCTTACTCGGGTTGCCCAAATCCGCATAAGGGTTAGACCTCTTCCAAAGCCCTGATGTAGTGGAAAACTCTCCTTTCTGCTTGTCCTCCATtgtcttggccttctgtactATCTGGGCATAATTTGTCAAATTCATAGCCCCCAATACTAAACCAATAGATACCCTTAATCCCTTTAAAAACTTCATAGCCTTTTCCTCAGCTGATTTCATGTGTggaggagcaaaataaaataagtcctcAAATTCTTGTCGGTACTCAAGGATGAACTTGTTCCCCTAAGTCAATGCTATGAACTCTGtttcctttcggtctctgaagctattGGGGTAGTAGTTTGATaaaaacaattccttgaattgttcccaagttGGTTCTGGGTGGGTTTCCGTAAAGATGAGCTTGGAAGCTCTCCACCatgagttggcttcattctttaTCTACAAGCCTACACAGATGAGTTTTTGAGCCTCTTTGCATTCCACTacttcaaatattttctccatctcttggatccatcgatccggcTTTAAGGGATCATTACCCACCTTAGTGAACATAGGTGGCAAGTGCTTCTTAAAAAATTCAACCGCCTTTGCAGTAGTAGTTGCCAGTGGGTATTAAGGTGGATAAGCCAGATGGTATGGATACAATggtggcatcatatatggaaGAGTGCCAAACGGTGGGAACCATGGTGTCACCATGGGAGGTGTGCTTCTTGGTGGGTCTGGTGGTGGTACCCTAAGAGGTGTACCCCCCGGTTGAGCTCACGTACCTGGCACAACAGGCGGATCTTAGGGAAAGGTCACCACACGGGGATGCTGACCCATCTACATAGGGTTCAACTGTTGATGCGCAACATTCATGAAAAGTTTGTTGTTGCTGGAGTTGCTTCTGAAATGTTTGTTGCGACTATTGAATAAGAGCCGCAAAATTATTTGAAGTGATAATGGGAGGAGAATCCAGGATTTTGATTATAGGTGGGTCCTTAATATCTCTTCCTGCCTAGGGCCCACCCAGGTCGTGGGTGTGGTGACCATCCTGCGGATCAAGGCcctcgaggatttggtggtcatCTGACAAAACGGGGACCATGAGGGGTTCCTTAGGATCTAGTGTGTACCATGATGCCTTGTACCCGAATTACATCAAAGTTAGGCATTGATTAAGTGCCACAATTATCACGTGTATGCACGAAATTAAATGCACATCATGTCACATATCACATTATCACACCGCATTCCATCATCGTAGTATGCATCCACAATGTTAACCGCTATTATAGAAATCACCACACATGACAATGCACCTATATCTCTTGCACAAATGCTTACAATTCATACAAATTTAGGGTCTACTAGGCATGGGGAACAACATATTCaatttttgggtattttggCCCCAAAATCCGACACCGGTGGGTAATACCAGTGGGTGGGCTGGATTCAGGACCCACCAGTTGCAAGCATGGCTCTGTTAAGAGGGTTTTCTTGCCCTCATTTCTCTCACTCTTTATTCCTCTCACTCTCTACTCCTCTCAAGGGCATTTGACGCATCAACGAAAGGGTTGGGAAGCTCTTACATTTTGACCAAATTGTTCAATCATCAACCTCAAAACTTCAAGTAAGTGTTATTCtcctcatttttctcttttaaactATGGAATTTCGGTTGTTCTTGACCTATATCctttaaaattcatttttcttttaattcttccCAACTAGAACGAATGTAGCATGAGAGTATGTCATTTGTccatgattctcttcttcaatcacCACATTTATCAATTTCATGAGTTGCATAACCCCTTTTTCTCCccaaattttgttgttttagggttttcatgttctccctctcttcccttgCCCAATGTATGAACATAAATAGGTTTAGTCACTCACATTTGGTTGCATTATAGTGGTGAGAGcctagttagttaattcgcGTTTTAAACGCCGAACCGTTTTTTTgacgttttaaacgccgtttgccgaacTGTTCACAGAAATccggtaaaaaacgggaacgggcaTATTTAAAGTTTCAAACGCGTTTCAAACGCGTTTCAAACGCGTATCCatttttttactataaaaaaaatggatattaaaaaataattaaaatttcacTCTCGGCCGTTCGATTTCGgcccattcccaaatcaaaatccATCATTTCAATTAAAACTTCAACCCTAACTctcacttcctctcttcttctctaccACCGACGGACGACTAACGGCTAGTCATCAGAGAGTTGTCATCGGTTTCTCGTGAACACGGTGCTACCGGAGTTGTCTATGTCTCTACGATCCACGACGACGACGGCGGCCAGTGGAAACACTTGTGAGAACTGGACAActggacgacgacgacgacggaTGACGAACGACTGGAAGACTGGAGActggacgacgacgacgacggaCGACTGAACTACTGGGGTACTGGACTCGAGCTTAACTTCACCTCACTACGGCAGGCGACGGACGACTGAACGACTGGAGTACTGGACTCGAGCAGCTCGACTTCACCTCACTACGGCCGACCACGGACGACGGACGACAGACTACGGACTACGGAAGACGGACGACGAACGACGGACGCCTGACGACGAACGACGAAGGACGAGCTCAAACACCGGATTCGACTTCACCCCTGTTTCTATTATTGCAGAAAgaggtttttgattttttttcctttttgatttctttatattttgtgATCTGCTTAAATGAGCCATACATAGATATAATCCTCATGCTGGAGACCACAAGCTTATTCATGCAATGCACTCCAAGCTCTTGTTTAACATACTACacatgaaagggaaaataagCATATCCTTCTATCAGGTTTTCCACAATATTCACCTTTAGTGAGCAACAATTCTAAAAATCTATAAGATCAACCCTACTTGGTCCGTAAAACCCAATGCTCATATGATTCTGACTAATGTGaataattggattttttttttcttatccatCACTTCTGCAACAGGAATGCATCACCAAGGAGCAATTCTTGGACACTATACCCCCATACCTTTTACCCCCTATTGTAGAGATTTTCCCATTTTGATTTGCACAAGTGCCACTAACATTGGTTGTCGGCTTATAGGTAGATATATCCAGACTTTGATTTCACCTTCAtgattgctttttcttttttcttttttttttaaggtgcaACATGTGGCTGTTTGGATCAAGAAGGATCTTGCAGAAATTTCAAGAAGCTTCCATACAAACTGGCATCTGCTGCATCATTGGGTTGATTATCATTAACCCTTGTTTTTTTATACGGATCCGATAGACCATACATAGCTTCCAGCCCCTTGTGATTTAgcatcttctttttatttttttctgggttaTATAGGAGAAAAGGTTTCTCTCTGTTCAATTGCAGAAATTATTTGGTAAATTAGAATCACTTTGTTCCACAATTTAGTATACTTTGTTAAAATATGAATGAATATTTGATTGTTAATCGTTAATTCTTTATTCTCAATTCTCATATGTACTCatcatatatattaaatttgaaTAAATATTTGATTGCATATTATGTAGGTACTTGATATTACTGAAAAATGGTTAGAAAAAAGGACAAGTTTTGGGAACATGTACAACAACTTGGGCCGAGCCATTTTAAATGCAATTATTGTGAACTTGACTACTCTGGTAGTGTTACTCGAGTGAAAGCTCATTTGGCTTGCTTGACTGGCCATGATGTTCAAATTTGTACAAAAGTCCCTGATCATGTTCAAGCTGAAGCCAGtgtagaaatgaatttgagtgcatctaaaaagaaaaggacgaATGAGACCCTAGAAAGTGGAATTGGCTCCACAAGTTCTCTTGGTAGGAGCATTCATCAAACCACAATGGTAGAGTTGGCTGCTAAACAAGACAAGAAGTCATTAGAAAAGATGATAGGAGaatttttttgttaagaataacatttctttcaatgttaTTCAGACAGAATCTTTTATTCAAATGATGAAAGGTGCTTGTGCCTATGGTCAGGGTTTTGTTATTCCTAGTTACTCTACTCTTCGTACCCGTTTGATTCCTGAAGCTAAGGTAGAGATCATGGAATATGTGAGCAACATAAAGTCAACATGGGGTGGCACAGGTTGCACAATAATGTCTGATTCTTGGACTGACCTAAAGAAGAGGTCTTGGGTCAATGTGATAGCTCATTCTCCTGGTGGGGCTGTATTCCTGAAGTGTATTGATTGTGGTTCAAATAGTATTACTGCTGGATATCTTTTTAGAGAAATATCTAATGTTATTGAAATGCTTGGATCACAACATGTTGTGCAATTTATTTCAGATAATGGTGCTAACTATAATTGTTGTGGTGATATGTTGATTGGAAAATGGTCTCACATGTATCGGACAAATTGTGCTGCACATGGGATTAATTTGCTTTTAAAGGATATCCATAAGCATGTTAGATGGGTGAGaaaattattgatgatggtAAACATGTAGTGGATTATATGCACAAGCACACATCTATTATAGCCTTGATGAGGGAATTCACAAATGCCAAAGAGATTAAGCAGCCTTGCAAGATAAGGTTTGCTACTAATTTTTTAATGCTCCAATCTCTTATTGTAGTTGAGAATGAGTTAAGGCTATTGGTTGCATCATCTGAATGGAGAGGCTTCCATTGCAATAGAGTTGAAATAGCATTAAAGACTGTCAGGATAATTCAATCTGATATATTCTGGGAACAGGCAAAGGAGGTTATTGCTTTTATGGATCCTCTCATTAGGATTCTTCGCCTTGTTGATTCAGATGGTTCCACTGCATGTTACTTGTATGAAGCAACTGTTagggcaaaagaaaaattgagaaagTTAAAGGAGAGTGATGGAGTAAAGTACTTTACCATATTGGATTTGTTTGATACAAGGGTGGAAAAGAATATAATTCATCCTGTTCATGTGCTTGCTGCAGCTTTAAATCCTAATAATTTGTTTGATGGTGGACTTTTTATTGAGACAAATACAGTTGtgcaagctcaagaatgtaTTGTGGCAACCATGGTTCCTCAAGAAGATCATAAGCAATTCACTGCAGAAATGGTTGAATATCGAATGAGGAACCCAAATTTGTTCAATATCACAGGAAAGTCTTTAATGAAAACTAACCATCCAAGTAAGTCTGTTAGTTAATtaagtttatatttctatttgtatATCATCCTTATATGTGTTTACTTGTGTTaatttgtagggatttggtggGAATATATGGGTGGTTGTCTTCCTGTGGTTCAGAAGGTTGCTTGCAGAATCTTAAGCCAACCTTGTAGTTCCTCTCCTTGCGAGAGGAATTGGAGTGCTTGGGACGCTGcacaaacaaagaagaggaacAGGTTAACTCCAGAAATGTTAGAAGATTTGGTATACATTAGAATGAATtctttgatgaaggagaagtaTGAAAGCCGAGCAATTCAGGATACAAAACCTATTGACCTAGAGAAACTTGGTGATTTGCCTGATGTAAACATTGAGTTGGAGACAGAGAGACTTGAAGAGACATATGTTGAACCTATTCATGATCAACCTAATTCTATATTATGATACacttgtgcttttttttttaatgaaatgggaTGATGTAATTTGGATGATACATTTTGGATTATGTAGTTTGGATGatgattttggatatttaaatgatgtattttggatatttgaatgGTGTATTTTGGATCTTATATTAATCTTTGGATGGATATATTTTTGATGTTATTTCATGACATAATAGGTttagaatttgaattgaaatatgg includes the following:
- the LOC122074294 gene encoding uncharacterized protein LOC122074294 — translated: MVRKKDKFWEHVQQLGPSHFKCNYCELDYSGSVTRVKAHLACLTGHDVQICTKVPDHVQAEASVEMNLSASKKKRTNETLESGIGSTSSLGRSIHQTTMTESFIQMMKGACAYGQGFVIPSYSTLRTRLIPEAKVEIMEYVSNIKSTWGGTGCTIMSDSWTDLKKRSWVNVIAHSPGGAVFLKCIDCGSNSITAGYLFREISNVIEMLGSQHVVQFISDNGANYNCCGDMLIGKWSHMYRTNCAAHGINLLLKDIHKHVRWAKEVIAFMDPLIRILRLVDSDGSTACYLYEATVRAKEKLRKLKESDGL
- the LOC122074944 gene encoding uncharacterized protein LOC122074944, whose amino-acid sequence is MRNPNLFNITGKSLMKTNHPRIWWEYMGGCLPVVQKVACRILSQPCSSSPCERNWSAWDAAQTKKRNRLTPEMLEDLVYIRMNSLMKEKYESRAIQDTKPIDLEKLGDLPDVNIELETERLEETYVEPIHDQPNSIL